From Planctomycetota bacterium, one genomic window encodes:
- a CDS encoding serine/threonine protein kinase codes for MSHDKKVDYSFGAVAVQLGYTTVERINECLRIQHKIKELGIEPMKLGEVMIDKGYLTEAQVKHIFRIQGLKGGHTTIAGYKIISEIGRGSMGSVYKALQISMDRVVAIKILAPQLAQNEKFVQRFFQEARAVAKLNHPNIVQGIDVGESNGVHYFAMEYIDGPSLEDVIKQHGPLSEEAALDIMIQTSKALEHAHKNNMVHRDVKPTNIMVTTDNVIKLCDLGLALIISKETAEQKRVIMGTPSYISPEQAKGDPDVDIRSDIYSLGATFYYILIGQPPFSGSTSSEVIKKHITEPLVAPNTKNDEISQWTNDIIIKMMTKKREDRHQTPFELIKELENTLQMLRTPLLEPEPLPAGKTKRLSAFSKLNRLRRTGVQPSFNFRYKKRIR; via the coding sequence ATGAGTCATGATAAAAAGGTTGACTATTCATTCGGGGCGGTTGCGGTACAGTTGGGATATACTACGGTTGAACGAATCAATGAGTGCCTGAGAATTCAGCATAAAATAAAAGAACTCGGTATCGAGCCTATGAAACTTGGTGAGGTAATGATAGACAAGGGATATCTTACCGAGGCCCAGGTGAAACATATCTTCCGCATCCAGGGTTTAAAAGGCGGCCACACAACAATTGCCGGTTATAAAATAATCAGCGAAATCGGGCGCGGCTCGATGGGCAGTGTTTATAAGGCGTTGCAGATAAGCATGGACCGCGTAGTGGCGATAAAAATACTGGCTCCGCAGTTGGCTCAAAACGAAAAGTTCGTGCAACGTTTTTTCCAGGAGGCCCGCGCCGTTGCCAAGCTAAACCATCCCAATATCGTCCAGGGAATTGATGTTGGGGAGTCAAACGGAGTCCATTACTTTGCCATGGAGTATATTGACGGCCCTTCTTTGGAAGATGTTATAAAACAACACGGGCCTTTGTCCGAAGAAGCGGCGCTTGATATAATGATACAAACTTCCAAGGCGCTTGAGCATGCGCATAAAAATAATATGGTGCACCGTGATGTAAAACCAACTAATATCATGGTAACCACAGATAATGTCATTAAATTATGCGACCTGGGACTTGCGCTTATTATATCCAAGGAAACAGCCGAGCAAAAACGGGTTATCATGGGAACTCCTTCTTATATTTCTCCAGAGCAGGCAAAAGGAGATCCTGATGTCGATATCCGTTCGGATATTTATTCGCTGGGGGCTACTTTTTACTATATTTTAATCGGCCAACCACCTTTTAGTGGGTCAACATCCAGCGAGGTTATTAAAAAACATATCACTGAACCGCTGGTTGCTCCGAATACTAAAAATGACGAAATTTCACAATGGACAAATGATATTATCATTAAAATGATGACGAAAAAGCGAGAGGATAGGCATCAAACGCCTTTTGAGCTTATAAAAGAATTGGAAAACACGCTACAAATGCTTAGAACTCCTCTTTTGGAGCCGGAACCGCTACCTGCGGGTAAAACCAAGCGATTAAGCGCATTTTCCAAACTTAACCGCCTTCGCCGGACCGGGGTTCAACCGTCTTTTAATTTTCGCTATAAAAAAAGGATCAGATAA
- the xseB gene encoding exodeoxyribonuclease VII small subunit — protein sequence MKKERFSPIETTARKESGQKFEEYLLQAEKIVAGLEEGNLDLEESLCHYEEGIKALKKCYEILNGIEKRIEILIKDEKGNFQCKPFKKSNDNE from the coding sequence ATGAAAAAAGAACGTTTTTCACCGATAGAAACAACCGCAAGAAAAGAATCCGGCCAGAAATTCGAAGAATACCTGTTGCAAGCGGAAAAAATAGTCGCGGGACTTGAAGAAGGAAATCTCGACCTAGAAGAATCGTTATGCCATTATGAAGAAGGGATTAAAGCCCTCAAAAAGTGTTACGAAATCCTTAATGGCATAGAAAAAAGAATAGAAATCTTGATTAAAGACGAAAAAGGCAATTTCCAGTGCAAGCCGTTTAAGAAATCAAATGATAACGAATAA
- a CDS encoding polyprenyl synthetase family protein has translation MITNNTSKYLKEQRQKVDKTLLNYLPSKKDIPGELYDAMVYSVLSGGKRIRPILALTVGRIFGAGEKALMPAACAIEFIHTYSLIHDDLPAMDDDDLRRGKPTTHKVFGEAVAILTGDAFLTQAIEVLASGKYQPVISKRLISEITSAVGAKGMVGGQVLDLNFTHNKTKTVPNPDNKSYTKMLGMKTAALIKASVYCGGIIARCNKKMLDMLEVYGQHIGLAFQLKDDALDYPASVRDKYLTEAEKTIVRAKAALKHIGRKARILEELADYIVKRAF, from the coding sequence ATGATAACGAATAATACCAGTAAATACCTGAAAGAGCAAAGACAAAAGGTGGATAAAACGTTGCTTAATTACCTGCCTTCTAAAAAAGATATTCCGGGCGAGCTTTATGACGCAATGGTTTACAGCGTCCTTTCAGGCGGCAAGCGAATTAGGCCTATTCTTGCTTTGACTGTTGGTAGGATATTCGGCGCGGGCGAAAAAGCGCTTATGCCGGCGGCCTGCGCGATAGAATTTATCCATACGTACTCTTTGATTCACGATGACCTGCCGGCAATGGATGATGATGACTTGCGCCGTGGCAAACCAACTACCCATAAAGTATTTGGGGAAGCCGTGGCGATTCTTACTGGCGACGCGTTTTTAACCCAAGCAATTGAAGTGCTGGCGTCTGGAAAATACCAACCTGTAATAAGTAAACGGCTTATTTCAGAAATTACATCGGCTGTCGGAGCTAAAGGTATGGTCGGCGGACAGGTTTTGGATTTAAATTTCACTCATAATAAGACAAAAACTGTGCCGAATCCTGATAATAAATCTTATACTAAAATGCTTGGGATGAAAACGGCCGCCTTGATAAAGGCTTCAGTTTATTGTGGCGGAATTATCGCCCGGTGCAATAAAAAAATGTTAGACATGCTTGAAGTTTATGGTCAGCATATCGGGCTTGCTTTCCAGCTAAAAGACGATGCTTTGGATTACCCCGCTTCGGTAAGGGATAAATATCTAACCGAAGCGGAAAAGACAATCGTCCGCGCGAAGGCGGCGCTGAAACATATCGGAAGGAAAGCCCGTATATTGGAAGAACTGGCGGATTATATCGTAAAAAGAGCTTTTTAA